In Trueperaceae bacterium, the DNA window TGCGGCGCGGCGCGACCTCCGCCTCCGCCGTCGAGGGCGGCGCGACCGCCGCGCGCGACGGCTCCGGAGCGGGGGAGACGTCCGCGACGGCGTCCGCCGGGCGGGTGGAGGCCGCCGGCGGCGCCCCCGGCCCCCCCGTCCACCAGATCACGCCGACCGCCAGGCCGGCCCCCAACAGCACCACGGGCACGAGAATCCGAAGGCTCTTCACCGGCGTCGTCCTTTCCCGGGCCTCACGGGGCCCCCTCCGAGAGCTTCGCGACGTCCGCGGGGTCGTCGACGATGCGTTCCAGCACGCCGTCGCGCATCTGCACCACCCGGTCGACGTAGCGCACCATGCGCAGGTCGTGCGTCACCATGATCCCCGCCCGCCGCTCGTCGTGGATCAGCGACGCGAACGTCTCCACCACCTGGTGCGCCCGTTCGGTGTCGAGGCTGGCGGTCGGTTCGTCGGCCAGCACCAGCGCGGGACGGTGGATCAACGCCCGCGCGATCGACACGCGCTGCTGCTGACCGCCCGAGAGTTGCGACGGGAGGTTGTCCAGCCGGTCGCCGAGCCCCAACTGCTCGAGCAGCTCCAGCGCCCAATCTCGCGCGGCGGGGGTCGTCCGGCCGTTCAGCGACAGCATCAGCAGCACGTTCTCGAGCACCGTCAGGTACGGCAGGAGGTTGTTCGATTGGAAGGTGAACCCGATGTTCCGGCGGCGGAACCGCGTCAACGCCCGCTCGTTCAGGTCCGCGACCGCCTGCCCGGCGATCCGGACGGTCCCGTCGCTCGGGCGCAGCAGGCCGGCCAGCATCGCCAACAGGCTGGTCTTGCCCGACCCCGACGGCCCCACCAGCGCGATGAACTCCCCGGGCTCCACGGCGAACGACACGCCCCCGACCGCGGTGATCGTCTGCTCGCCGAGCCGGTACGTCTTCGTCAGGTCGTGCACCTCGAGGGCGGGCGGGGCGTGCGGAGTCGCGCCGGGCGGCGGCGGCGCGACGTCGCGCGGCTGCGCGCGCGTCACTTGCCCAACCCCAAGGCGGTGAGCGGCTCGACGCGGAGCGCCGCCCGGAGGGCGACCAAGCCCCCGGCGGGGCCGATCACCAACAGCCCCGCGACGGCGGTCCCGACGTTCGTGGGGCGGAACTCGATCGGGACCTGCGGCGGGAACGACGCCGCCAACGCCGCCGTCCCGAGCGCCCCGAGCGCCACCCCGACGAGGTTCGTGAACACGATCTGCAGCACCGTCGACCACGCGATCAGGCCCCCGCCGGCGCCGATCGCCTTCAGCATGCCGATCTGCGGGACCTTCTGCAGGGTCTGGATCTGGAAGAACCCGCCGACCACCAGCACCCCGATGATCAACGTGAAGAACGTCTGCGTGTTCACCGTGCTCTCCTGCGCGGTGTAGCCCGGCACGTTCGTGTAGGCGGTCACCAGGTCGACCGCCTCGACGCCGCGCACCTCCCGCTCGATGCGGGCCTTCAACGTCGCGGGCTCGACGCCGTCCGCCGCGCGGACCGCGACGACGTCGAACAACAGACGCGTCGGGTCGACGCCGGCGTCCGCCCTCGGACGGACCCGCTCGAACGTCGCGAGCGGCGTGAGGATGCTCGCCGAGATCTGGTACTGCTGCCCGCCCGCGATCCCGACGACGCGCAGGTCGTAGCGTTCGTCGACGGCGCCCTGCGTCGAGCGGACCGTCACCACGTCGCCGACCTCCGCCCCGGTGAACAACGCCGCGCGCGCCCCGAAGATCACCTCGTTCGCATCCAGCGACGTGAACGCGCGCCCCTCCCGGACCGCCGGCAGGCCGGGCCGTCCCGGCTCCACGCCGATCAACGCCACCCGCTCCCCCTCGAGCGACGCGGCGGCGTCCCCGCCCAGCGGCTCGACGACGGTGCTGGAGAACGCGAGCGCCCCGAGGTCCGCGACGCCGTCCACCCGCCGGATCGAGGCCAGGACCGACCCGTCGAACTGGCTGGCGGCGATCTGCAGGTCGGCGGTCTCCTGGTAGACCAGCAGGTCGCCGTCGATGCGTTCCAGGAACTGCCGGTTGCCGAGCGCCAAGCCCTCCCCGAGGCCGGCGAGGAACAGGATCAGGACCGTGATCAGGGCGATGACGGCGCTGATCGACGCGAACCTCGGCGTGTTGCGGAGCATCTCCTTCAGGGCGAGCGTGATGGCGAGACGAACGGTCAAGGCGGCCTCCCGACCCCGGGTATCCACGAAGCGTACGCCGCCGCCGCCGGGGGCGGCGTCGCCGGCGCCACCGGCGGCGGCGCGCGCGGCGTCAGGTCCGGGCGACGAGGCGGCCGGCCAGGGCGTCGCACGCCGCGGCGAGCGTCTCCAGCCACGCGCGCCGGGTCGCGAGGTCGCTCGTCACGACCGGTCCGAACGCCAGGCGTTCGTGCCGCTCGATGCCGACGGCGGGCAGCACGAACGACCGCCAGTACCGGTCGAGCGCGTCGGGCGCCTCGTACGGCGCGTTCTGCGTCGTCACGACGCACGCCTCGCGGGCCCGCAACAGCCCGCGGAACCCCCCCTCGGGCGCGTGCTCGAAGGCGTCGCCCTCCCGGACGACGCGCTGCACCCACCCGCTCAGGATCGCCGGAGGCTGGTCGAACCAGACGGGGTGCACCACGACCCACGCGTCCGCCGCGACGAGGGCGCGCACGTGCGCCTCGACCTGCGGGTCGTCGCTGGAGCCCTCGACGAGCTCGCGCGCGCCGAGGCGCGGGTCGAAGCCCTCGCGGTGCAGGTCGTGCAGATCCACGCGGACGCCGCCCGCCTCGAGCGCTTCGGTCGCGGCGCGCGCCAACGCGTGATTGAAGCTGTCCGGGTTCGGGTGCGCGACCAGCAGCAGCACCCGCGGCGGCATCGTCACGGCGTCACCTCCCCGCGCCCACCCGACGGGCGGCGCATCCGCTCACCCTCCCGCGCCCCGGTCCGCCCCGCCAGGGGCGGACGTCCCCACCGCCGGAACGCGCGCGTGCACCGCGTGCGGAGCGCCGTCGTTGCGGAGCGGCACCCGCGCGTCCGGGCACGCGCGCCCGTCGCACGTCACGTGCAGGGGGGCGTCCGGCGCCCCACGCCGGTAGGACAGCCGGTAGGTCGTCGCCCCGAACCGGTACGCCACCTCCGCCTCCGGCCAGGCGGGCGGGAGGTGCGGCGCGACGCGCAGGGCGTCGCCCTCGCGGTGCAGCCCGAGGATCCCCTCCACCGCGAGGCGGTAGGCCCAGCCGGCGGACCCGGTGTACCAACTCCAGCCGCCCCGGCCGACGTGCGGCGGCCAACCGTACACGTCCGCCGCGAGGACGTACGGCTCGAGCCGGTAGCGCGCGGTACGGACGCGGCCGTCGGCGTCACGGACCGGGGCGTCGTCGAAGGCGCGGACGACGAGGAGGTGACTGCGGGCGTGGTCGGCGACCTTGTGCCCCACGCCTCCGAGGTTCCAGCCGGCGAGGCCGCTGCGACCGTGGCTGGAGAGCGCCACCAGCGCGGTGCCGCGCTCGCGGGCGAACGCGAGCAGGCTGCCGGCGGGGTCGCCCTCGAGGACGTGGGCGGTGACGTCGTGGAGGCCGGCGTGCGCGTCGCCGTTCGGGGCGAGGGCGTGGCGGACGCCGTCGAGGTACGCCGTCGCTTCGTCGCGGGCGAGGCGCCACGCGATAGGGTCGGTCGGGGTCGGGTCGCCGGCCAGGGTGGGGGGCACCAGGACGCGGGCGAGGTCGAGGTGGGGGGTCGTGCCGCGCGTGACGGCGAGGACGTGCGGGAGGACCCGTTCGGCGAGCGGGGACCCGTCGAGCGGGACGAGGACGGGATCGGCCACGCTGGTCTCCTCTCCGGTTCGCGGGGAGGAGGGCCGAGGCCGAGCGGGGACGGCGAACCGTCGCGAGGCTACCGCCGGTGCGGGGACCGGCGGCGGCCGTCGCTCACACCGAGGGAGCGACGCTCGGGGTGCGGCGCGTGCACGCACGCGCCGCCGCACCACCGAAAAACGCCCCCGGTTCGCGGGGGCGTGTTGAGGAGGGTGCCGCCGACCTGCGCGGCCCTTCCTTCATCTACGTTCAGTGTAGCGCCTGGGCGTGCCGGCGTGCGTCGTCCGGAGGACGTGCGCCCCGGCGGGGGCGTCCCCTACCAGCCGATCCCGAACGCGTCGCAGAGCAGACCGGTCAGGCCGAGGAGGAACAGCAACGGCCCGACGGACGCCAGCAACGCCCCCAGGATCATCGATTCGGTCCGCGCCGGTCCGGCGCGCTCGACCGCCGTCGCGCCGCGCGCCGTGAAGAAGCGGACCAACAGCGCCACGCCGGCGAACGTCATCGCCCCACCGATCAGGATCCCCGTCCAGCACATGCTCACCTCCTGCGCCCCGAAGGGCCGTCAGGGGACGCTACCGGACCGCCGGCGGGGGCGCGGTGACGGATGGGGACCGGCGTCAGGCGGCGGCGTCCCCCTCGAGGGCGTCGAGCGCACCCTCGAGCCGGCGGGTCGCGTCGTCGCCGAGGCCGGCGAGGCGTTCGCGGACGTCGGCGTCGAGCAGCTCGAAGGCGGACGCGGGGGACAGGATGCGGACCTCGGTGCCACCGTCGACGCTGCGGAGCGTCGCGGTGCAGGGCAGCAGCAGGGCGACGTCGCGGTCGACCTCGAGGGCGTCCTTCGCCAAGCGCGGGTTGCACACCCCGAGGATCGTGTGGCCCTCGTGCGCTTCGCCGAGCTTCGCGTCGAAGGTGGCGGCCAGATCGACCTCGGTCAGGATGCCGAAGCCCTGCGCCTGCAGCGCGTCGGCGAGGTGCGCCTTCGTGGCGGTCAGGTCGGTGGGGACGGTCCGGGCGAACGTCTGCATGGTCAA includes these proteins:
- a CDS encoding universal stress protein, with protein sequence MADPVLVPLDGSPLAERVLPHVLAVTRGTTPHLDLARVLVPPTLAGDPTPTDPIAWRLARDEATAYLDGVRHALAPNGDAHAGLHDVTAHVLEGDPAGSLLAFARERGTALVALSSHGRSGLAGWNLGGVGHKVADHARSHLLVVRAFDDAPVRDADGRVRTARYRLEPYVLAADVYGWPPHVGRGGWSWYTGSAGWAYRLAVEGILGLHREGDALRVAPHLPPAWPEAEVAYRFGATTYRLSYRRGAPDAPLHVTCDGRACPDARVPLRNDGAPHAVHARVPAVGTSAPGGADRGAGG
- a CDS encoding NAD(P)H-dependent oxidoreductase, with amino-acid sequence MPPRVLLLVAHPNPDSFNHALARAATEALEAGGVRVDLHDLHREGFDPRLGARELVEGSSDDPQVEAHVRALVAADAWVVVHPVWFDQPPAILSGWVQRVVREGDAFEHAPEGGFRGLLRAREACVVTTQNAPYEAPDALDRYWRSFVLPAVGIERHERLAFGPVVTSDLATRRAWLETLAAACDALAGRLVART
- a CDS encoding ABC transporter permease, with product MTVRLAITLALKEMLRNTPRFASISAVIALITVLILFLAGLGEGLALGNRQFLERIDGDLLVYQETADLQIAASQFDGSVLASIRRVDGVADLGALAFSSTVVEPLGGDAAASLEGERVALIGVEPGRPGLPAVREGRAFTSLDANEVIFGARAALFTGAEVGDVVTVRSTQGAVDERYDLRVVGIAGGQQYQISASILTPLATFERVRPRADAGVDPTRLLFDVVAVRAADGVEPATLKARIEREVRGVEAVDLVTAYTNVPGYTAQESTVNTQTFFTLIIGVLVVGGFFQIQTLQKVPQIGMLKAIGAGGGLIAWSTVLQIVFTNLVGVALGALGTAALAASFPPQVPIEFRPTNVGTAVAGLLVIGPAGGLVALRAALRVEPLTALGLGK
- a CDS encoding ABC transporter ATP-binding protein — protein: MTRAQPRDVAPPPPGATPHAPPALEVHDLTKTYRLGEQTITAVGGVSFAVEPGEFIALVGPSGSGKTSLLAMLAGLLRPSDGTVRIAGQAVADLNERALTRFRRRNIGFTFQSNNLLPYLTVLENVLLMLSLNGRTTPAARDWALELLEQLGLGDRLDNLPSQLSGGQQQRVSIARALIHRPALVLADEPTASLDTERAHQVVETFASLIHDERRAGIMVTHDLRMVRYVDRVVQMRDGVLERIVDDPADVAKLSEGAP
- a CDS encoding DUF302 domain-containing protein, whose product is MQTFARTVPTDLTATKAHLADALQAQGFGILTEVDLAATFDAKLGEAHEGHTILGVCNPRLAKDALEVDRDVALLLPCTATLRSVDGGTEVRILSPASAFELLDADVRERLAGLGDDATRRLEGALDALEGDAAA